The following nucleotide sequence is from Gemmatimonadota bacterium.
AGGCGCGCATCGTTCTCAATGCATCATCGCAAGGCGGGGATCGCGCCATTGTCGTCTTCACCGATGGCGAGAGCTTCGATGACGGTTCCGAACTCGCAGCCGCCGGACGCGCGCTGCACGACGCGAAGATCACGCTCGTGGCCGTGCCCGTGGGAGAAACCTCCGGTGCGCGAATTCCGGAAGCGGCGGGCGGCTTCCGGAAGGACTCCAACGGCCGCGAGATCATCACCTACCGGCGCGACGATCTGCTGCGAATCGCGGTCGAGGCAGCAGAAGGGGTGATGGTCCCGGCAAATGCGGCCGACCCGTCGGGCGAAGCGAGACGCGTGCTCTCCCGGTTGGCGCGTGCACCCGCGAGTGACCGTGCGACTGCCGACCTCGTGCCGCGCGCCTGGATCTTCGCGCTGATGGCCGCGCTGCTCCTGCTGGCGCAGACCGTGACGCGTCGGAGCGCTGCACTCGTCGGACTGCTCCTGGTGGTGGGTGCCGGCGTGGCCCGGGCGCAGCGTCCATCGGCCGGTTCGCGTCTGCTCGCCCATGGCGACAGCGCCGCCGCTCGCGTCGCCCTGCTGCACGAAGCCACCCGACTCAATTCGGACACTGCATGGTTCAACGCCGGCACGGCCGCACTGCTCGCGGGCGACATGCCGACGGCGACACTGGCGCTGCAACGCGCCACCACATCCCTCGACCCAGAGCTCCGCCGACGCGCACTCTACAACCTCGGCACCGCGTACCTGCAACAGGCACGTCGAGACACGACGCGTCGCGATTCGCTGCTGACCGCCGCCGCCTCGCAGTTGCAAAGCGCCCTGCTCCTCGGGCCGAACGACCGCGATGCCAAGTTCAACTACGAACTCGCCCGCAAACTCCGACCCCCTACGCCACCCAATCCGTCGGGGGGCGGCGGGAAAGGGAAGGGGCAGCCGCCGCCGGCGCCACCGAAGAATGACAAGGGCGCGATGAGCAAAGCCGAGGCCGAACAGGTGCTCAGCGCGATGGAACGCGCCGAGCGCGAGACGCGGCAGAGTCAGTATCAGAAGCAACGCCGTGGGCAGCCGCCCACCGGGCCGGACTGGTAATGCTGATCGCCTTGCTGTTCACGCTGGTGGCGCAGGACACCACCGGACTGTCGCCACGCGCGCGCGCGATGCTCGATCGCTTCCCGCTGCCGCGCACCGGCGAGGTCTCGATCGCAACGCACTTCTCCACCGACACGGCATGGTTCGGGGAGCAGGTCGAGCTCGTGACGGCGGCGTGGTTCCCGCGTGAGCTGCGTAATCGACTGCGCCACACCCCGAACCTGTTGCCTCCGGCGTTGAGCGGGCTCTGGAGCGTGCAGGCGCAGGCGAACATGTCGATGGCGGCGACGCGCCTCGTCGGCGGTCAGCTCTACGACCTCTTTGTTGCGCATCAGACGCTCTTCCCGCTCGGCGGCGGCAAGATCACCGTGCCCCCAGCGATCCTGACCTACTCGGTGCCGGCGTCGCTCTCGTTCTTCGCACCAGAGCAACGCAAGACCCTCTCGTCACGACCCGCAACACTGGTAATCCGCCCCATCCCGGCGCGGCTCTCGAGCGAGCTCGGGAGCGGGCCAACGGCGCGTGCCGTGAAGGTGGTGTGGCGCGGCGTCAGCGGTGCGATTCACGCCGGGACACCCGCGATGATCGAGCTGGTGCTCGCGGGCGAGGGCAACATCGCGCTCTGGCCCACTCCCGAGGTGGCTTGGCCCTCAGGAGTTCGCGTCTATCCCGACCGGACCGAGGAACGTGCCATCGATATCGCCGGCCGACGCGGTGGCGAGAAACGTTTTCGCTTTACCGTGGTTGCCGATAGCGAGGGGGTCCTCTCACTGCCGCAGGTGCGCTACCCCTACTTCGATCCTGTCACGGCAGAGGTCAACACGGCGATGACCGACGCGGTGGCGCTGGTGGTCCTGCCTGGCACCGGCGCAGGAGCGCTGCGGCGGGTGCTGCCGATTGTCGATGAAGAGCAGGTGCCGGTGGCATCGGCGGTGGTCGCGCGGGCGCCATGGGCGCTCCCGGCGCTCTTCCTCCTGCCGTTGCTCGTGGTGGCGTGGCGTCGTCGCCGGCGTGCGCCTCGCGCGGTCCCGAGCGCGCCACGTTCGCCTGAGAATGAACTGCGCGACCTGCTGGGCACGCGCGGTGAAGCATCCCCGGAAACCGTAGTGCCCGTGCTCCGGCGTCGGGGAGTTCCC
It contains:
- a CDS encoding VWA domain-containing protein, yielding MKIEYPMLLMAAPLLTIGIFALGWAARRRRRAAAASWSAALGAQAMRIGRRSPWLLALVALLTAIGMAGPRWGSLSQTTESRAINVMVVMDVSRSMTATDVLPDRLTRASGLARRLVQDLGGDRIGLIAFSGRGYLLSPLTLDQSAIALQLDALDAEMASEGGSALANALNQARIVLNASSQGGDRAIVVFTDGESFDDGSELAAAGRALHDAKITLVAVPVGETSGARIPEAAGGFRKDSNGREIITYRRDDLLRIAVEAAEGVMVPANAADPSGEARRVLSRLARAPASDRATADLVPRAWIFALMAALLLLAQTVTRRSAALVGLLLVVGAGVARAQRPSAGSRLLAHGDSAAARVALLHEATRLNSDTAWFNAGTAALLAGDMPTATLALQRATTSLDPELRRRALYNLGTAYLQQARRDTTRRDSLLTAAASQLQSALLLGPNDRDAKFNYELARKLRPPTPPNPSGGGGKGKGQPPPAPPKNDKGAMSKAEAEQVLSAMERAERETRQSQYQKQRRGQPPTGPDW